In Cellulomonas wangsupingiae, the genomic window CCGGGCGCACGGCGCGCTCGTGCGCCTGGCGTGCCTGCTGACCGACCTGCTCGGCTGCGACGGTCAGTTCACCGACGCCGACCTGCTCGAGCGGTACGCCCACCCGGGCGCCGCCGCCGTGGGCGCCCGCATGCGCGAGCTCCTGACGGGCCTGCGCCCGTCGGGCACCCGTCCGCTGCAGGAGCCCTACTCCATCCGGTGCACGCCGCAGCTCCTGGGCGCCGCCCACGACGCGCTGCGGTACGTCGGGGACGTGGTCGCGGCCGACCTCGCGGGGGTCAGCGACAACCCGCTGCTGTTCCCCCAGGACGACAAGATCGTGCACGGCGGCAACTTCTTCGGTCAGCCGGCGGCGTTCGCGGCCGACCTGCTCGCGCTCGTCACCGCCCAGCTCGGGAACCTCGCCGAGCGCCAGCTCGACCTGCTCGTGGACCCCACCCGCAACGGCGACCTCCCGCCCATGCTCGCCGCGGGCCCCGGACGCCAGCACGGGGTCCAGGGCGTGCAGCTCGCGTCCACGGCGCTGGTCGCCGAGCTCCGCCGGGACGCGACGCCGGCGAGCATGCAGTCGCTGTCGACGAACCTGCGCACGCAGGACGTCGTCCCCTTCGGCACGCAGGCGGCGCTGCGCTCGCTCGACGGCGTCGAGGTCCTGCGCCTGCTCGTCGGCTCGCTCGCGCTCGGCCTGCGCCAGGCCGCCCACGTCGGCGCCCGACCCCCCACCACGTCGGCGTCAGGCGCGCTGCTGTCCGCGCTCGCCGCCGCCGTCCGTCCCGTCGACCCCGACCGCCCGCTCGCGCGGGACGTGCGCGCGTGCGCGCACGTCCTGCTGCCCACAGATCCGGAGGACCAGCCGTGACCCTCGACCACCTCGTCATCGGAGCGGGCCCCGCCGGCCTGCAGCTCGGCGCGCTGCTGGAGGCCGACGGGCGTCGCGACTACCTCGTCGTCGAGCGCGCCGACGTGCCCGGCTCGTTCTTCACGCGGTACCCGCGGCACCGCCGGCTCATCTCGATCAACAAGCCCCGCACGGGCAGCGACGACCCCGAGCTGAACCTGCGTCTCGACTGGAACTCGCTGCTGAGCGACGACCCCGACCTGCGGTTCACGCGCTACACCGACCGCTACTTCCCCGACGCCGACGTGATGGTCCGCTACCTCGCGGACTTCGCGGAGCGGTCGAAGGT contains:
- a CDS encoding aromatic amino acid ammonia-lyase; this encodes MRARAALTTRVDLAAPLRTHHLVAAAGPVDVVVPLEARERTGAARALLDTAVADDRAVYGRTTGFGALVGFRGRADGGDQADNTLAHLGAGQGPTLPPGLVRATVLVRARSLAQGASGVGPHVLEALAAMLATTFTPVVPRWGSVGASGDLVPLAAVAAALRGDGEADVDGRRMPARDALDAAGLTPLRLDGRDALALVNGTSLTTAALALALDGIDRAHGALVRLACLLTDLLGCDGQFTDADLLERYAHPGAAAVGARMRELLTGLRPSGTRPLQEPYSIRCTPQLLGAAHDALRYVGDVVAADLAGVSDNPLLFPQDDKIVHGGNFFGQPAAFAADLLALVTAQLGNLAERQLDLLVDPTRNGDLPPMLAAGPGRQHGVQGVQLASTALVAELRRDATPASMQSLSTNLRTQDVVPFGTQAALRSLDGVEVLRLLVGSLALGLRQAAHVGARPPTTSASGALLSALAAAVRPVDPDRPLARDVRACAHVLLPTDPEDQP